In one Plutella xylostella chromosome 20, ilPluXylo3.1, whole genome shotgun sequence genomic region, the following are encoded:
- the LOC119691648 gene encoding zinc transporter 2 — MSDEPEARMWDEERGSCYESRGRGAYYESAFASSEQLDRAPLLADESYTEVAVSGTGSGAHCHWRAAAEPPSAVRQLTVALVLCGIFMICELIGGYLAGSLSVMCDAAHMLSDCGGFALALLAFHCAKRRPDLAMSMGYKRAEVLGAMVSVLLIWVLTGIFVYVACVRLRSGDYSIESGAMLAVSGAGVAFNVLLAIVLHGCGKDVAHHHTHGGAACAGHAPAPAPARKQPDYCMKDLVGAEPSVVGGTDRNINLRAALIHVIGDLIQSCGVLLASIIIRIYPEAKFIDPVCTFIFSILVLLTSARVVRDALGILMQGVPKDFRYRACVTSLSGVCGVRHVHSLHVWAMSTGHTHVAAHVAIDELTDPSAVLHECQRILRTEHSVSHATIQVERYTEEMERCSTCRDQPAALP, encoded by the exons ATGTCTGATGAGCCTGAGGCTCGGATGTGGGATGAGGAGCGAGGGTCCTGCTACGAGTCCCGGGGCCGCGGTGCCTACTACGAGTCCGCCTTCGCCTCCTCTGAACAGTTGGACAGAGCTCCTCTATTAGCTGAC GAGTCCTACACGGAGGTGGCGGTATCAGGCACTGGGTCAGGTGCTCACTGCCACTGGCGCGCGGCCGCGGAGCCCCCCAGCGCCGTGCGGCAGCTCACCGTCGCGCTCGTGTTGTGTGGGATTTTCATG ATATGCGAGCTGATCGGCGGCTACCTGGCCGGCAGTCTGTCCGTGATGTGCGACGCGGCGCACATGCTGTCCGACTGCGGGGGGTTCGCGCTAGCCCTGCTGGCCTTCCACTGCGCCAAGCGGCGGCCCGACCTCGCCATGTCCATGGGGTATAAGCGGGCTG AAGTGCTAGGCGCGATGGTCTCCGTGCTCCTCATCTGGGTGCTGACGGGCATCTTCGTCTATGTCGCGTGCGTGCGCCTGCGCAGCGGCGACTACAGCATCGAGTCGGGCGCCATGTTGGCCGTGAGCGGCGCGGGGGTGGCGTTCAATGTGCTGCTGGCGATTGTGCTGCATGGGTGCGGGAAGGATGTTG CCCACCACCACACTCACGGCGGCGCCGCCTGCGCCGGCcacgcgcccgcgcccgcgcccgctcGCAAGCAGCCCGATTACTGCATGAAAGATCTAGTCGGGGCTGAGCCCAGCGTGGTGGGGGGGACTGACAG GAACATAAACCTCCGAGCGGCGCTGATCCACGTGATCGGGGACCTCATACAGAGCTGCGGCGTGCTGCTCGCCTCCATTATTATTAGGATTTAC CCAGAAGCGAAGTTCATAGACCCGGTCTGCACGTTCATCTTCAGTATACTAGTTCTGCTCACGTCGGCGCGCGTAGTGCGAGACGCACTCGGCATACTCATGCAGGGGGTGCCCAAGGACTTCAG ATACCGCGCGTGCGTGACGTCCCTGAGCGGCGTGTGCGGCGTGCGGCACGTGCACTCGCTGCACGTGTGGGCCATGTCCACGGGGCACACGCACGTCGCCGCCCATGTCGCCATCG ACGAGCTGACGGACCCCAGCGCGGTGCTACACGAGTGCCAGCGCATCCTGCGCACCGAGCACTCCGTGTCGCACGCCACCATacag GTGGAAAGATACACAGAAGAGATGGAGCGCTGTAGCACCTGCCGGGACCAGCCGGCTGCGCTGCCATGA